From the Lolium rigidum isolate FL_2022 chromosome 2, APGP_CSIRO_Lrig_0.1, whole genome shotgun sequence genome, one window contains:
- the LOC124687974 gene encoding uncharacterized protein LOC124687974 — protein sequence MVTRWNQKSPGLKILWIWTLGTAAIMIGNVVRTRVNDMEMMLREEDEAAAAAGGGGTGGGTTSGERVMRDDELSSE from the exons ATGGTGACCAGGTGGAACCAGAAGAGCCCCGGCCTCAAGATCCTGTGGATCTGGACCCTGGGCACCGCCGCGA TCATGATCGGCAACGTCGTCCGGACGCGCGTCAACGATATGGAGATGATGCTCCGGGAGGAAGAcgaggctgctgctgctgctggcggcggcggcaccggCGGCGGGACGACCTCCGGCGAGCGCGTCATGAGAGACGACGAGTTAAGCAG